One window of Spirochaetota bacterium genomic DNA carries:
- a CDS encoding proline--tRNA ligase, which translates to MRFSSFLIYTLREDPKDAEIVSHKLMLRAGLIYKEESGLYCYLPLGFRVYNKVVNIVREEMNRFGGVEALPTILTPGGIWEESGRLHTMGKEMIRIKDRRDGLLVLGPTHEEAFTDIVRRTISSYKQLPITLYQIAKKFRDEIRPRFGVMRCREFTMKDAYSFDIDEEGLEKSYLNMRQAYISIFKRVGLNALPVEADVGSMGGTRSEEFMVFSSVGEAVILYCPKCGYYANVERAESVIDETPDDEEEKPIREVDTPNVYTINDLTSFFKTQPRKFIKSLIYKSDGEPIMVLIRGDLDVNEVKLKNYLNAVELELADPETVESITKAPVGFAGPVGLNRIRIIADNSVKTIKNGITGANKKDKHLINVNINRDFVVSDFANIRSAKSGDGCPRCNSILEETRGIEVGHIFKLGYKYTESMDVSVLDKNGNRIRPIMGCYGIGIDRTIAAVIEVSNDENGIIFPITIAPFEVIVIPISNRDEKIVKVAQEIYKGLLSKGVDVAIDDREETAGVKFNDADLIGIPFKVIVGKKTLNENKVEVKRRDNGQSYEFDLSGAVEDVKRLVDEEHKKYNTIEV; encoded by the coding sequence ATGAGGTTTAGTAGTTTTCTCATATACACTTTGAGGGAAGACCCAAAGGATGCTGAAATAGTTAGTCATAAGCTTATGTTGAGAGCAGGACTTATATACAAAGAAGAGAGTGGGCTATATTGCTACTTGCCGTTAGGATTTAGAGTTTATAACAAGGTCGTTAATATAGTTAGGGAGGAGATGAATAGGTTTGGAGGTGTTGAAGCCTTACCTACCATACTTACACCAGGTGGGATATGGGAAGAGAGCGGGAGACTACACACTATGGGAAAAGAGATGATAAGAATAAAAGATAGAAGAGATGGACTTTTGGTTTTAGGTCCTACTCACGAAGAGGCTTTTACAGATATCGTAAGAAGAACTATAAGTTCATACAAACAATTACCTATAACTCTTTATCAGATAGCAAAGAAATTCAGAGATGAGATAAGACCAAGGTTCGGAGTGATGAGGTGTAGAGAATTCACGATGAAGGATGCTTACTCGTTTGATATTGATGAGGAAGGTCTTGAAAAAAGTTATCTTAATATGAGGCAGGCTTACATAAGTATCTTCAAGAGGGTTGGTCTTAATGCTTTGCCAGTTGAAGCGGATGTTGGAAGTATGGGGGGAACTAGAAGTGAAGAGTTTATGGTTTTTTCTTCAGTAGGTGAGGCTGTTATTCTATACTGTCCGAAGTGTGGGTATTATGCTAATGTTGAGAGAGCAGAGTCTGTAATTGATGAGACACCTGATGATGAAGAAGAAAAACCTATCCGAGAAGTTGATACACCAAATGTATATACTATTAATGACCTAACCAGTTTCTTTAAAACTCAACCGAGAAAATTTATAAAATCTCTGATATACAAATCTGACGGCGAACCGATTATGGTTCTGATAAGAGGTGACCTTGATGTAAATGAAGTAAAATTGAAGAATTACCTAAATGCAGTTGAGCTTGAGCTTGCTGACCCAGAAACCGTTGAGAGTATTACAAAAGCACCTGTTGGTTTTGCTGGACCTGTGGGGCTGAATAGAATTAGAATTATAGCAGACAACTCTGTCAAGACCATTAAGAACGGTATAACCGGTGCTAACAAGAAGGATAAGCACTTAATTAATGTGAATATAAATAGGGACTTTGTTGTGAGTGATTTTGCTAATATAAGGAGTGCTAAATCTGGAGATGGATGCCCTAGATGTAATAGTATCCTTGAAGAGACTAGAGGTATAGAAGTTGGACATATATTCAAATTAGGATACAAATACACAGAATCAATGGATGTGTCAGTCCTTGACAAGAACGGAAACAGGATAAGACCTATAATGGGGTGCTACGGAATAGGTATTGATAGAACCATTGCTGCGGTAATAGAGGTAAGTAATGACGAAAACGGAATAATATTCCCAATAACCATTGCACCCTTTGAGGTGATTGTGATACCAATATCCAATAGAGATGAGAAGATAGTTAAAGTTGCTCAAGAGATTTACAAAGGATTACTCTCAAAAGGTGTGGATGTTGCGATTGATGATAGAGAGGAAACTGCTGGTGTTAAGTTCAACGATGCCGACCTCATAGGAATACCATTCAAGGTAATAGTTGGTAAAAAAACACTGAATGAAAACAAAGTAGAAGTCAAAAGAAGAGACAATGGACAGTCTTACGAGTTTGATTTATCTGGTGCAGTAGAAGATGTTAAGAGACTTGTAGATGAGGAACACAAGAAATACAATACTATTGAAGTCTAG
- a CDS encoding FIST C-terminal domain-containing protein: MGRIRGINVDVNVFGCSSFQGVFTPSGFLRGAHFLASYPEDGVSALPVLKECSELNAKQEAIEACREISDKIGNPDVILMHATPGFEERVIEGIDEFYGGKVKVYGGSAGDDDISGKWFLFLNNTITKSGVLIVGFKSSGKVYGAFLSGYLPSAERGKVTKAQGRTIYEINGKPAAIVYNEWTKGSISEYLEKGGVILGATTLKPIGRVVGEVMGIKNYLLSHPHSVIPENKALTLFTEFNEGDEIILMTGYKKALIERARQVVERALGIDKYKTKLKGSILVYCAGCVGVVMDEIQEVVEEYKLYLGDAPFIGAATFGEQGCFILKENQKANKHGNLMVDNIIFG; the protein is encoded by the coding sequence ATGGGTAGAATAAGGGGGATCAATGTTGATGTCAATGTTTTTGGTTGTAGCTCCTTCCAAGGAGTGTTTACCCCAAGTGGTTTTTTACGAGGAGCACATTTTCTAGCTTCTTATCCGGAGGATGGAGTAAGTGCACTACCGGTGTTAAAAGAGTGTTCTGAACTTAACGCTAAGCAAGAAGCTATTGAGGCTTGTAGAGAAATATCTGATAAAATTGGAAACCCTGATGTTATACTTATGCACGCAACTCCTGGTTTTGAAGAGAGGGTCATAGAGGGTATAGATGAGTTCTATGGAGGTAAGGTTAAAGTGTATGGAGGTAGTGCTGGCGATGATGACATATCAGGAAAGTGGTTCCTTTTCCTGAATAATACGATTACCAAAAGTGGAGTTCTCATAGTGGGTTTTAAAAGTTCTGGAAAGGTTTATGGAGCATTTTTGAGTGGGTATCTACCATCAGCTGAAAGGGGTAAAGTTACCAAAGCACAAGGTAGGACTATCTACGAAATAAATGGAAAGCCTGCTGCAATTGTTTACAATGAATGGACTAAAGGTTCTATTTCGGAATATCTGGAAAAGGGAGGAGTAATTCTTGGGGCAACGACACTTAAGCCTATTGGAAGAGTTGTTGGAGAGGTTATGGGTATAAAGAACTATCTTCTATCACATCCACATTCGGTAATACCAGAAAACAAGGCACTAACTCTGTTCACGGAGTTTAACGAAGGGGATGAGATAATTCTGATGACAGGTTATAAGAAAGCACTCATAGAACGGGCTAGACAGGTCGTTGAAAGAGCACTCGGTATAGACAAATACAAGACTAAACTCAAGGGGTCTATTCTTGTCTATTGTGCAGGATGTGTCGGTGTGGTAATGGATGAAATACAAGAAGTTGTAGAAGAGTATAAACTGTATTTGGGTGATGCTCCGTTTATAGGGGCTGCAACCTTCGGCGAACAAGGATGTTTCATACTGAAGGAAAATCAGAAGGCGAATAAGCACGGTAATCTTATGGTTGACAACATAATATTTGGGTAA
- the ispG gene encoding flavodoxin-dependent (E)-4-hydroxy-3-methylbut-2-enyl-diphosphate synthase, with product MQRRKSRKVRVGDKYIGGDAPVTVQTMPTSKTTNIKETVDIIKRCEEAGVDIVRLGMPDIESARAIKEIKKHVKVPIVADIHFDYKIALEAIKSGADKIRLNPGNIKERWKVEEVVRACKDNGIPIRIGVNAGSIDRSKYPKPTPEALVDSAFHHVRILEDLGFYDIVISVKHNDVITMVEAYRLIASQCDYPLHLGVTEAGTEFKSTIKSTIGIGTLLMEGIGDTVRVSLTGDSVKEVEIGIAILQQFGYKPTYVDVVSCPLCARADVNIIELTNKFEEKTKNMKKKVKVAIMGCVVNGPGESMDADIGVSCGKSGSVAYKNGKLYKRLKNEEILDFLLEEVEKFNNVSS from the coding sequence ATACAAAGAAGAAAGAGTAGAAAAGTTAGAGTAGGAGATAAATACATAGGAGGTGATGCGCCTGTTACAGTTCAGACGATGCCGACAAGTAAGACAACTAACATAAAAGAGACCGTTGATATCATTAAAAGGTGTGAGGAAGCTGGAGTTGATATTGTCAGGCTCGGGATGCCAGATATTGAATCTGCTAGGGCTATAAAGGAGATAAAGAAACATGTCAAAGTTCCGATAGTTGCTGACATTCACTTTGACTACAAAATAGCACTAGAGGCTATAAAAAGCGGTGCTGATAAAATTAGACTGAACCCTGGGAATATAAAAGAAAGGTGGAAGGTAGAAGAAGTTGTAAGAGCTTGTAAAGACAACGGAATACCTATAAGGATAGGAGTTAATGCCGGATCAATTGACAGAAGTAAGTATCCAAAGCCTACTCCTGAAGCACTGGTTGACTCTGCATTTCATCATGTGAGAATACTTGAGGATCTTGGTTTTTATGATATTGTGATATCGGTCAAACATAATGATGTGATAACTATGGTGGAAGCGTATAGACTTATCGCGAGTCAGTGTGATTACCCACTACATCTAGGAGTTACTGAAGCAGGAACGGAGTTTAAGTCAACAATCAAAAGCACTATAGGAATTGGAACGCTTCTTATGGAAGGAATAGGTGATACAGTTAGAGTCTCACTGACTGGAGACTCTGTTAAGGAAGTTGAGATAGGTATAGCGATACTTCAGCAATTTGGATACAAACCAACCTATGTAGATGTTGTTTCTTGTCCTCTCTGTGCTAGGGCGGATGTGAATATAATTGAACTTACCAACAAGTTTGAAGAGAAAACGAAGAATATGAAAAAGAAGGTAAAAGTTGCTATAATGGGATGTGTTGTGAATGGTCCTGGTGAGTCTATGGATGCTGACATAGGAGTATCGTGTGGCAAAAGTGGTTCTGTTGCCTACAAGAATGGTAAATTATATAAGAGACTCAAAAATGAAGAGATACTAGACTTCCTATTGGAAGAAGTTGAAAAGTTTAACAATGTCTCTTCATAA
- a CDS encoding SPOR domain-containing protein gives MNFEKDEFNEYGVRTNFQPNASGSSKSKISSGPKLSLIVIVTVLFSVFNFVVGYMIGKFMNSNTKEVEITSSKTQPDDVLGLPSSKQSFSEQKNKFKEEFIPEDEEITDLIPKSFESNKNTLLETKIEKSVEKKSGENVISRKKEEATKSEMKTKVQEKKQVVKNETPNKKEVETKSSPSRNVKYFIQVSSNERKDVAESNLNRLKSIGISGFIQEATVDGKKLFRVRVGGFESYEEATKVLEKARKVNQSAFLVVSK, from the coding sequence ATGAATTTTGAGAAAGACGAGTTCAATGAATACGGTGTTAGGACAAACTTTCAACCAAATGCTTCAGGTTCTTCTAAAAGCAAGATTTCATCGGGTCCTAAGTTGTCTCTAATAGTGATTGTAACAGTGCTGTTTTCTGTATTTAACTTCGTTGTAGGCTATATGATAGGTAAATTTATGAATAGTAATACCAAAGAAGTTGAAATCACCTCTAGCAAGACACAACCAGACGATGTTCTTGGGCTTCCATCATCAAAGCAGAGTTTCTCAGAACAGAAAAACAAATTCAAAGAAGAGTTTATACCTGAAGACGAGGAGATAACAGATCTTATACCTAAAAGTTTTGAAAGTAACAAGAACACACTATTAGAAACAAAAATTGAAAAATCGGTTGAGAAGAAATCAGGAGAAAATGTAATTTCAAGGAAAAAAGAAGAAGCAACAAAGTCTGAAATGAAGACAAAGGTTCAAGAAAAAAAACAAGTTGTAAAAAATGAAACACCAAATAAAAAAGAAGTTGAAACAAAAAGTTCCCCTTCTAGGAATGTAAAATATTTCATTCAAGTATCTTCAAACGAGAGAAAGGATGTTGCGGAGAGTAATCTTAACAGATTAAAGTCTATCGGTATCAGCGGTTTTATACAAGAGGCTACGGTGGATGGTAAAAAATTATTTAGGGTTAGGGTTGGTGGCTTTGAGTCTTATGAGGAGGCAACAAAGGTCCTTGAGAAGGCTAGAAAAGTAAATCAATCAGCCTTTCTTGTAGTAAGTAAGTGA
- a CDS encoding OmpA family protein produces MAKKKELGHKREMPLWIFTFADMNNLLLALFIVFMSEATIEGLEARMILSSFSGNIGFLTGGRSLSQGQFSELGSSIESLPSRETGVAMSRIQQEARELFKPEIKSRKVKITTTEEGIKISLADDFFFDSGSADIKEEVMPTIRKVSELISSLKDVKVDVIGHTDKSPVVNPIVKERYPSNWELSTARASSVVRALVDFGANPEIMTASGRAEFEPVEPNDTPEGRAFNRRTDIYIKLVKKTSLPTYR; encoded by the coding sequence ATGGCAAAGAAAAAAGAACTTGGTCATAAAAGAGAGATGCCTCTATGGATATTTACATTCGCAGATATGAATAACCTTCTACTCGCACTTTTTATCGTTTTTATGTCTGAAGCAACGATTGAAGGGCTTGAAGCACGAATGATACTGTCTTCTTTCTCTGGAAACATAGGTTTTCTAACAGGTGGCAGGAGCTTGTCTCAAGGTCAGTTTTCAGAGTTAGGTTCATCAATAGAGTCCTTACCTTCTAGAGAGACAGGAGTTGCGATGTCTAGGATACAACAGGAAGCTAGGGAACTATTCAAGCCTGAAATAAAGAGTAGAAAAGTAAAAATTACAACTACAGAAGAAGGTATAAAGATAAGCCTTGCAGATGATTTCTTCTTTGATAGTGGTAGTGCTGACATAAAGGAAGAGGTCATGCCAACCATAAGGAAGGTATCGGAACTCATATCGTCCCTTAAGGATGTGAAAGTTGATGTTATAGGGCATACTGATAAATCTCCAGTAGTAAATCCAATAGTCAAAGAAAGGTATCCTTCTAACTGGGAACTATCTACTGCAAGAGCATCTTCTGTTGTTAGGGCGCTTGTTGATTTTGGGGCAAACCCAGAGATAATGACCGCTAGCGGAAGAGCAGAGTTTGAACCTGTTGAACCCAACGATACTCCTGAAGGTAGAGCGTTCAACAGGCGAACAGATATATATATAAAACTCGTCAAAAAGACATCACTACCAACTTACAGATAA
- a CDS encoding MotA/TolQ/ExbB proton channel family protein has translation MGERRFDLYIVIGLAISIVSMIVAVLLHGVPLYTYLDLAAFLISVVSPFGAAIVSVPFEYVRNLPNIFRVLFSTEDTDYAELIETLVTFAEKSRREGLLSLENDVQDIKEPFMRKAIQLIVDGTDPEMVKHIMITEMEQMELRHLFNKKFFDEWGYYGPALGMAGALVGLIAALSHAEDRAAVTHGVAIAFIATLYAVFISNAIVLPMATRLDLKNQKDILIKTIMLEGVLSIQAGDNPTLTREKLTAFLPPKLREQVLSKKEGGV, from the coding sequence ATGGGTGAGAGAAGATTTGACCTTTATATAGTGATAGGTTTGGCTATATCCATAGTTTCAATGATAGTTGCAGTGCTTTTACATGGAGTGCCTCTATACACGTATTTGGATTTGGCAGCTTTCTTGATATCGGTTGTTTCTCCGTTCGGTGCTGCGATAGTTTCCGTTCCGTTTGAGTATGTTAGGAACCTGCCTAACATATTTAGAGTTCTATTCTCCACTGAGGATACTGACTACGCAGAGTTGATAGAAACACTAGTCACATTTGCAGAAAAGTCAAGAAGGGAAGGATTGCTTTCCCTTGAAAATGATGTTCAGGATATAAAAGAACCATTTATGAGAAAGGCTATACAGTTGATAGTTGACGGAACAGACCCTGAAATGGTTAAGCATATTATGATAACTGAGATGGAACAGATGGAATTGAGACATCTGTTTAACAAGAAGTTCTTTGATGAATGGGGCTATTATGGTCCAGCACTAGGAATGGCAGGTGCGTTAGTAGGACTCATAGCAGCGTTGAGCCACGCGGAGGATAGAGCAGCAGTAACGCATGGAGTTGCTATAGCATTCATAGCGACACTCTACGCAGTGTTCATATCAAACGCTATAGTTCTACCTATGGCTACAAGATTGGATCTCAAGAACCAGAAAGATATTCTTATAAAAACAATTATGTTGGAAGGTGTGCTATCAATACAGGCAGGAGACAACCCAACCCTAACAAGGGAAAAATTGACTGCATTCCTACCGCCAAAACTCAGAGAACAAGTTCTATCAAAGAAAGAAGGAGGTGTATAG
- a CDS encoding flagellar FlbD family protein yields MLIELTRIDGSKININPFQIEMVEKKNNTVIRMMNEVMYIVLEDPYEIENKIKEKIRNIISSSIGGKNG; encoded by the coding sequence ATGTTGATAGAACTCACGCGGATAGATGGCTCAAAGATAAATATAAATCCCTTCCAGATTGAAATGGTTGAGAAGAAGAATAACACTGTGATCAGGATGATGAATGAAGTTATGTATATAGTGTTGGAAGATCCGTATGAGATAGAAAACAAGATAAAAGAAAAAATTAGAAATATCATATCATCATCTATTGGAGGTAAAAATGGGTGA
- the rpsB gene encoding 30S ribosomal protein S2, producing the protein MSEIVQESQIEIQPFSSEKVNINVLLEAGAHFGHQKSKWNPKMKNYIFATKGNVHIINLQKTLEKLKEAYNFAKESAQKGARFLFVGTRKQAQDIIKQEALSCGQFYVNKKWIPGTLTNFPSVRKAIQNLMRIEKMEVDGSINQLPKSEISKLMKVKKKLIDRFEGIRDMKTLPDVLYVVDITKEEIAVNEARRLGIPIIAIVDTNADPTLVDYPIPANDDAVRSIQVITEVIKSAILEGENFAMKREVEEKEEVVEKESLYVSEEITEEVESLEDRE; encoded by the coding sequence ATGTCAGAAATTGTTCAAGAGAGTCAAATAGAGATACAGCCGTTTTCGTCTGAAAAGGTTAACATAAATGTTCTTCTTGAGGCAGGCGCTCACTTTGGACACCAGAAGAGTAAGTGGAACCCAAAGATGAAGAACTATATCTTCGCCACCAAAGGTAATGTTCATATAATAAACCTCCAAAAGACCCTTGAGAAACTAAAGGAAGCATACAACTTTGCCAAAGAATCTGCCCAGAAAGGAGCAAGGTTTTTGTTTGTTGGAACTAGAAAGCAAGCACAGGATATAATAAAGCAGGAGGCATTATCTTGTGGTCAGTTTTATGTTAATAAGAAGTGGATACCCGGAACACTAACAAACTTTCCATCGGTAAGAAAAGCAATCCAAAACTTGATGAGGATAGAAAAGATGGAAGTTGATGGTTCAATAAACCAACTACCTAAAAGTGAGATAAGCAAACTAATGAAGGTCAAGAAGAAACTTATTGACAGGTTTGAAGGAATAAGAGATATGAAAACACTACCCGATGTGCTTTATGTTGTTGATATAACTAAAGAAGAGATAGCAGTCAATGAAGCAAGAAGACTTGGAATACCAATAATAGCAATAGTTGATACAAACGCTGATCCAACACTGGTTGACTATCCCATACCTGCTAACGACGATGCAGTGAGATCCATACAAGTGATAACGGAAGTTATAAAGAGTGCTATACTTGAAGGTGAAAACTTCGCTATGAAGAGGGAGGTAGAGGAAAAAGAAGAAGTAGTTGAAAAAGAGTCTCTTTATGTTTCGGAGGAGATAACCGAAGAAGTTGAAAGTCTTGAGGATAGAGAATAG
- a CDS encoding polyphenol oxidase family protein has translation MVISYNFENFDLGVSIPTTDNSKLVDEFQLINLDMSSVITPTISQKQEVFTLKQVHGTDVVIISEGKIYHDGNALNFSYSLDHSLEADGIITNDRNIRVGIRTADCAPVMFYFDGVVGGIHCGWRGLKSRIVKKTVSLARDKFQFNQERAKFFILPCIHVCCYEVGSEFLEWASDFCLRRGDKIYFDIPRFIISELKEFGVIEENIYYSPLCTSCYSNVLPSYRANKTEDRIVSFISLKS, from the coding sequence ATGGTTATTTCTTATAACTTTGAAAATTTTGATTTAGGTGTTTCTATACCTACAACGGATAACTCAAAACTAGTTGATGAATTCCAACTCATAAACCTTGATATGTCATCTGTCATTACACCTACTATCTCACAGAAACAGGAAGTATTTACACTTAAACAAGTTCATGGCACTGATGTTGTGATAATATCTGAAGGTAAGATCTACCACGATGGCAATGCCCTTAACTTTTCATACTCACTTGACCATAGTCTTGAAGCGGATGGGATAATAACAAACGATAGAAATATAAGAGTAGGAATAAGGACTGCTGATTGTGCTCCTGTTATGTTTTATTTTGATGGCGTTGTAGGTGGAATACACTGTGGTTGGAGAGGTTTGAAAAGTAGAATAGTAAAAAAGACTGTAAGTCTGGCTAGAGATAAGTTTCAGTTCAATCAAGAAAGGGCAAAGTTTTTTATACTCCCTTGTATTCATGTGTGCTGCTACGAGGTTGGTAGTGAATTTCTTGAGTGGGCTTCAGACTTTTGCCTAAGGAGAGGAGATAAAATATACTTTGATATCCCGAGGTTTATAATCTCGGAACTTAAAGAATTTGGTGTCATAGAAGAAAACATCTACTACTCACCACTCTGCACGAGTTGTTATTCAAATGTTCTACCATCATACAGAGCAAACAAAACCGAAGATAGAATCGTTTCTTTCATATCCTTGAAGAGTTAA
- a CDS encoding 2-oxoacid:acceptor oxidoreductase subunit alpha, which yields MEQGEVIIRVAGSAGDGVASVGDTLSKLASRSGLGVCAYNSYQSVIRGGFVWLQIRISNEKVYTHGDNPHILIPLNQAEYERHKDSVLPGGFIVYNEDKVKVTEKRSDVNYVGLSLRQLAPEQAKQPIMQNTLLVGSVVKITGLDRDLLEDVVRKSFGGKKGEEVAKANIDVINAGYNNTNITYDFGIRKQNKQYYVITGNYAIATGAVIGGCKFYSAYPMTPATSILHWFSANAKKYGIVVKQLEDEIAVINAAIGAGFAGARAMCATSGGGFSLMTEAIGSAGMTETPIVVVNSMRGGPSTGLPTKTEQGDLFQALGASQGEYPKAIIAPKDVVSCFYLAPEALNLAERYQMPVILLIDFLLSNGYYGVYTSELDPSKIKIERGEIITSVNGDGYHRYKDTPTGVSPRVLPGTPETYYVAATDEHDEKGILISDIFTDEVKRKKMMEKRMRKMEHVVKEFPLPTVEGDEKPDITLVGWGSTYGVIKETAQLLRKEKVKVNHIHVEYLYPVKKEISDILSKYKNVVIVENNYSSQYAKLLRMETGYHIDKSILKYDGEPFTPLYLLNEVKRYL from the coding sequence ATGGAACAAGGTGAGGTAATAATAAGAGTAGCGGGTAGTGCTGGAGATGGTGTTGCTTCAGTAGGTGATACATTATCAAAGTTAGCATCTCGTAGTGGTCTAGGTGTTTGTGCTTATAATAGTTATCAATCTGTCATAAGAGGTGGATTTGTTTGGTTACAAATTAGGATCTCAAATGAAAAGGTTTATACACACGGCGATAATCCTCACATACTCATACCTTTAAATCAGGCAGAGTATGAGAGACACAAAGATAGTGTTCTACCCGGAGGCTTTATAGTCTATAATGAGGACAAAGTCAAAGTAACTGAAAAAAGAAGTGATGTAAATTATGTAGGTCTTTCTCTAAGACAACTTGCTCCTGAGCAAGCAAAGCAACCTATAATGCAAAATACACTTTTAGTTGGTTCTGTTGTAAAGATTACAGGTCTTGATAGAGACTTACTAGAAGATGTTGTTAGAAAGTCTTTCGGAGGGAAGAAAGGTGAGGAAGTAGCAAAAGCAAACATAGATGTTATAAACGCTGGATATAACAATACTAATATAACCTATGACTTTGGTATAAGGAAACAAAACAAACAGTATTATGTAATAACTGGTAATTATGCGATAGCAACTGGTGCAGTGATAGGTGGGTGTAAGTTTTATTCTGCCTATCCGATGACACCTGCAACTTCAATCTTACATTGGTTTTCTGCAAATGCTAAAAAGTATGGTATCGTTGTCAAGCAACTTGAGGATGAAATTGCGGTTATAAACGCAGCGATTGGTGCTGGGTTTGCAGGAGCAAGAGCCATGTGTGCAACATCTGGAGGCGGTTTCTCTCTGATGACCGAGGCTATAGGTTCTGCTGGTATGACTGAAACTCCTATAGTTGTCGTTAACTCCATGAGAGGAGGACCTTCAACAGGATTACCAACAAAAACAGAGCAGGGAGATCTATTCCAGGCACTAGGTGCATCTCAAGGAGAATATCCAAAAGCAATCATCGCACCAAAAGATGTTGTGAGTTGTTTCTACCTTGCTCCAGAAGCTTTAAACCTAGCAGAAAGGTATCAAATGCCTGTTATACTCCTTATTGACTTCCTACTCTCAAACGGGTATTACGGAGTATATACGAGTGAGTTAGACCCATCAAAAATAAAGATAGAAAGAGGAGAGATAATAACGAGTGTAAATGGAGATGGTTACCATAGATATAAAGATACTCCAACCGGCGTTTCACCTAGAGTATTACCTGGAACACCTGAAACATACTACGTCGCAGCTACTGATGAACATGATGAAAAAGGAATACTAATAAGTGATATATTCACTGACGAGGTTAAGAGGAAAAAGATGATGGAGAAAAGAATGAGGAAGATGGAACATGTCGTAAAGGAATTTCCTCTACCTACCGTAGAAGGTGATGAAAAACCTGATATTACTCTAGTTGGCTGGGGCTCAACTTATGGAGTTATAAAGGAGACAGCGCAATTATTAAGGAAAGAAAAAGTAAAGGTTAATCATATTCATGTGGAATATCTCTATCCAGTTAAGAAAGAAATTTCTGATATTCTCTCAAAATACAAGAATGTCGTGATTGTTGAAAATAATTACTCATCACAGTATGCTAAGCTACTCAGAATGGAGACAGGATATCATATAGACAAAAGTATTCTCAAATATGATGGAGAGCCATTTACTCCTCTCTATCTTTTAAATGAAGTAAAAAGATATTTATAA
- a CDS encoding thiamine pyrophosphate-dependent enzyme, giving the protein MPVVDIKKYQVELNPTWCPGCGDYGLLRGLQTALAKLDIDPSRVVIVSGIGCSSNLPHFIKGYGYHSLHGRSLPTAQGIKMANPDLLVIAAGGDGDGYGIGVGHFVHACRRNLDITYVVMNNQIYGLTTGQTSPTSDFGSKTKSSPDGNYEFGLNPILVAIASGATFVARTFSGEPEHMSEIIAKAIQHRGFALVDDISPCVTYNKKNTYQWFKERIYKLEDVGHNPYDISQAMQRASEWEDKIPIGIFYINPDKPSHDQIDPVIRDGGVVNKPIELTEEQKKEILQAFL; this is encoded by the coding sequence ATGCCAGTTGTTGATATAAAAAAGTATCAAGTTGAACTTAACCCGACTTGGTGTCCCGGATGTGGTGACTATGGTCTCTTGAGAGGATTACAGACTGCTCTAGCAAAACTTGATATTGACCCATCAAGAGTTGTTATTGTTTCTGGTATTGGTTGTTCGTCTAACCTACCACACTTTATAAAAGGTTACGGTTATCACAGTCTTCACGGTAGATCACTACCTACGGCTCAAGGTATAAAGATGGCTAATCCAGACCTACTCGTTATCGCAGCGGGAGGAGATGGTGATGGATATGGTATAGGCGTTGGGCACTTCGTACATGCTTGTAGAAGAAACCTAGATATAACATATGTAGTTATGAATAACCAGATATACGGCTTAACAACAGGTCAAACTTCACCGACAAGTGATTTTGGTAGCAAAACCAAATCTTCACCAGATGGAAACTATGAATTTGGTCTCAATCCAATTCTAGTTGCTATAGCGTCAGGTGCTACTTTTGTAGCAAGAACATTCTCTGGTGAGCCAGAGCATATGTCAGAAATAATAGCCAAGGCTATTCAACACAGAGGTTTTGCTCTAGTTGATGATATATCTCCATGTGTAACATACAATAAGAAAAATACCTACCAGTGGTTCAAAGAAAGAATTTACAAACTAGAGGATGTAGGACACAACCCTTACGATATATCACAAGCAATGCAAAGAGCATCTGAATGGGAAGATAAGATACCGATAGGTATATTCTACATCAACCCTGACAAACCATCACACGACCAGATAGACCCAGTCATAAGAGATGGTGGTGTTGTAAATAAACCAATAGAACTAACAGAAGAACAAAAGAAAGAGATACTACAAGCATTTCTATAA